A portion of the Rhodococcus pseudokoreensis genome contains these proteins:
- a CDS encoding ABC transporter ATP-binding protein, with product MVGVEVSVEGLTKSFGSQRIWQDVTLTLPAGEVSALLGPSGTGKSVFLKSLIGLLRPEQGSIVIDGTNILECSSKELYEIRKLFGVLFQDGALFGSMNLFDNVAFPLREHTKKSESEIRKIVMEKMELVGLLGAEDKLPGEISGGMRKRAGLARALVLDPQIILVDEPDSGLDPVRTTYISQTLIDINAEIDATILIVSHNINLARTVPDNIGMLFRRHLVMFGPREVLLTSEEPVVKQFLNGTMIGPIGMSEEKDEAQMAQEQAMVDAGHHAGGVDDVEGIVAQMKATPGMPFRQAVARRQERVRHIVHTLPENAQIAIQESLRADGLGDEWGPGGADTDRMYFETAAFDAGVAK from the coding sequence CCTTCGGCTCGCAGAGGATCTGGCAGGACGTCACGTTGACCCTTCCGGCCGGTGAGGTCAGTGCGTTGCTCGGGCCGTCGGGTACGGGTAAGTCGGTGTTCTTGAAGTCGCTGATCGGTCTGCTCCGCCCGGAGCAGGGGTCGATCGTGATCGACGGCACCAACATTCTGGAGTGCTCCTCGAAGGAGTTGTACGAGATCCGGAAGTTGTTCGGGGTGCTGTTCCAGGACGGTGCGTTGTTCGGGTCGATGAACCTGTTCGACAACGTGGCGTTCCCGTTGCGCGAGCACACGAAGAAGTCCGAGTCCGAGATCCGCAAGATCGTGATGGAGAAGATGGAACTGGTCGGCCTGCTCGGGGCCGAGGACAAGCTGCCCGGCGAGATCTCCGGTGGTATGCGCAAGCGTGCCGGGCTGGCGCGGGCACTGGTGCTGGATCCGCAGATCATTCTCGTGGACGAGCCGGACTCGGGTCTGGATCCGGTGCGCACGACCTATATTTCGCAGACGTTGATCGATATCAACGCGGAGATCGATGCGACGATTCTGATCGTGTCGCACAACATCAATCTGGCGCGGACGGTGCCGGACAATATCGGGATGTTGTTCCGTCGGCATCTGGTGATGTTCGGTCCGCGGGAGGTGTTGCTGACCAGTGAGGAGCCGGTGGTCAAGCAGTTCCTGAACGGCACGATGATCGGTCCGATCGGGATGTCGGAGGAGAAGGACGAGGCGCAGATGGCGCAGGAGCAGGCGATGGTCGATGCGGGGCATCATGCCGGTGGTGTCGATGACGTGGAGGGCATCGTTGCGCAGATGAAGGCGACGCCGGGGATGCCGTTCCGGCAGGCCGTGGCCCGTCGTCAGGAGCGGGTGCGGCACATCGTGCACACGTTGCCGGAGAACGCCCAGATCGCGATCCAGGAAAGCCTCCGGGCGGACGGCCTCGGCGACGAGTGGGGTCCGGGCGGCGCAGACACGGACCGAATGTACTTCGAAACAGCGGCATTCGACGCGGGAGTTGCGAAGTGA